The following are encoded in a window of Eschrichtius robustus isolate mEscRob2 chromosome 1, mEscRob2.pri, whole genome shotgun sequence genomic DNA:
- the EMC4 gene encoding ER membrane protein complex subunit 4 isoform X2, protein MTAQGSLVANRGRRFKWAIELSGPGGGSRSRSDRGGGQGDSLYPVGYLDKQVPDTSVQETDRILVEKRCWDIALGPLKQIPMNLFIMYMAGNTISIFPTMMVCMMAWRPIQALMAISAKDGVQWRRTAFVNLRKKHMVPMYLDLIYGRLHAQWLLLSILTLNIITH, encoded by the exons ATGAcggcccaggggagcctggtgGCCAACCGAGGCCGGCGCTTCAAGTGGGCGATTGAGCTGAGCGGACCTGGAGGAGGCAGCAG GAGCCGAAGTGACCGGGGCGGTGGACAGGGAGACTCGCTGTACCCAGTTGGTTACTTGGACAAGCAAGTGCCTGATACCAGCGTGCAAGAGACAGACCGGATCCTAGTGGAGAAG CGCTGCTGGGACATTGCCTTGGGTCCCCTGAAACAGATTCCCATGAACCTCTTCATCATGTACATGGCAGGCAATACTATCTCCATCTTCCCTACTATGATGGTGTGTATGATGGCTTGGCGACCCATTCAGGCACTTATGGCCATTTCAGCCA aggaTGGAGTTCAGTGGAGGAGGACTGCTTTTGTGAACCTGAGAAAGAAGCACATGGTGCCTATGTATTTGGATCTCATTTACGGCCGCCTTCATGCCCAGTGGCTCCTCCTCAGCATACTAACCCTTAACATTATCACTCACTGA
- the EMC4 gene encoding ER membrane protein complex subunit 4 isoform X1 — translation MTAQGSLVANRGRRFKWAIELSGPGGGSRSRSDRGGGQGDSLYPVGYLDKQVPDTSVQETDRILVEKRCWDIALGPLKQIPMNLFIMYMAGNTISIFPTMMVCMMAWRPIQALMAISATFKMLESSSQKFLQGLVYLIGNLMGLALAVYKCQSMGLLPTHASDWLAFIEPPERMEFSGGGLLL, via the exons ATGAcggcccaggggagcctggtgGCCAACCGAGGCCGGCGCTTCAAGTGGGCGATTGAGCTGAGCGGACCTGGAGGAGGCAGCAG GAGCCGAAGTGACCGGGGCGGTGGACAGGGAGACTCGCTGTACCCAGTTGGTTACTTGGACAAGCAAGTGCCTGATACCAGCGTGCAAGAGACAGACCGGATCCTAGTGGAGAAG CGCTGCTGGGACATTGCCTTGGGTCCCCTGAAACAGATTCCCATGAACCTCTTCATCATGTACATGGCAGGCAATACTATCTCCATCTTCCCTACTATGATGGTGTGTATGATGGCTTGGCGACCCATTCAGGCACTTATGGCCATTTCAGCCA CTTTCAAGATGCTAGAAAGTTCAAGCCAGAAGTTTCTTCAGGGTTTGGTGTACCTCATTGGGAACCTTATGGGTTTGGCATTGGCTGTTTATAAGTGCCAGTCAATGGGACTTTTGCCTACACATGCATCAGATTGGTTAGCCTTCATTGAGCCCCCTGAG aggaTGGAGTTCAGTGGAGGAGGACTGCTTTTGTGA